One sulfur-oxidizing endosymbiont of Gigantopelta aegis genomic region harbors:
- the rpsF gene encoding 30S ribosomal protein S6 yields MRHYEIIFLVHPDQSEQVPAMIERYRATIESNSGSIHRLEDWGRRQLAYPINKIHKAHYVLMNVECEPAIIDELTHAFRFNDAVIRNLIISMKGPYTDASPLVKEKEEPASEKPASAPEKTETAPVAEAKTEAAE; encoded by the coding sequence ATGAGACATTATGAAATAATATTTCTTGTCCACCCAGATCAGAGTGAACAAGTACCTGCAATGATCGAACGCTATCGCGCTACTATTGAATCTAATAGTGGCAGTATCCATCGTCTGGAAGATTGGGGGCGCCGTCAGTTGGCTTATCCAATTAACAAAATCCACAAAGCACATTATGTGTTAATGAATGTTGAGTGTGAGCCAGCAATCATTGATGAATTAACGCATGCTTTCCGATTCAACGATGCCGTTATTCGTAACCTGATTATCTCTATGAAAGGTCCGTATACTGATGCTTCTCCTCTAGTAAAAGAGAAAGAAGAACCAGCATCCGAAAAACCTGCGAGTGCACCAGAAAAAACTGAGACTGCACCTGTTGCTGAAGCTAAAACTGAAGCCGCTGAATAA
- the rlmB gene encoding 23S rRNA (guanosine(2251)-2'-O)-methyltransferase RlmB: MDELIFGIHAVKSALNYCHDGKGHDGNGDDTKELASEQITALYVDRGRKDNRISAIVELAKKKSVKVTLVQRKKLDELTSGNHQGVVAQSKAPKVKSESFLDDLLQTLDVPPFLLILDGVQDPHNLGACLRTADAAGVHAIIVPKDRSVSLTPTVRKVACGADQSVPLIQVTNLARTLKLLKSYQIWIVGTADETNDTIYSSDLTGPLALVMGTEGKGMRRLTRENCDALVKIPMLGQVESLNVSVATGIGLFEALRQRS, translated from the coding sequence ATGGATGAACTGATTTTTGGCATTCATGCCGTCAAATCAGCATTGAACTATTGTCATGATGGCAAGGGTCATGATGGCAATGGTGATGACACAAAAGAGCTGGCTTCTGAGCAGATAACGGCTTTATATGTTGATCGTGGTCGTAAAGACAACCGCATTAGTGCCATTGTTGAACTGGCGAAGAAAAAATCGGTTAAGGTCACCTTAGTACAGCGAAAAAAACTGGACGAGCTTACTTCCGGCAACCATCAAGGCGTTGTCGCACAAAGCAAGGCGCCCAAAGTAAAATCCGAGAGTTTTTTAGATGATTTATTACAAACCCTGGATGTGCCGCCGTTCTTATTAATTCTCGATGGTGTGCAAGATCCCCATAATTTAGGTGCTTGTCTGCGTACTGCTGATGCTGCAGGTGTGCACGCAATCATTGTTCCCAAAGATCGTTCAGTCTCCCTAACCCCTACAGTACGAAAAGTTGCCTGTGGTGCCGATCAAAGTGTGCCTCTCATTCAAGTGACAAATTTAGCGCGTACGCTAAAACTACTAAAAAGCTATCAAATTTGGATTGTTGGCACTGCCGATGAAACTAATGATACAATCTATAGCAGTGATCTGACCGGACCTTTGGCTTTAGTCATGGGTACTGAAGGCAAGGGCATGCGTCGTTTAACACGTGAGAATTGTGATGCTCTGGTTAAAATTCCCATGCTGGGTCAGGTTGAAAGCCTCAATGTCTCCGTTGCTACGGGTATTGGATTGTTTGAAGCCCTGCGACAACGTAGCTAA
- the rpsR gene encoding 30S ribosomal protein S18, with protein MSRYFRRRKYCRFTAEGITEIDYKDLATLKNYVMENGKIVPSRITGTSAKYQRQLSTAIKRARYLALLPYTDSHD; from the coding sequence ATGTCACGCTATTTCCGTCGTAGAAAATACTGTCGTTTTACTGCTGAGGGTATTACTGAGATCGATTATAAAGATCTTGCTACTCTTAAGAACTATGTCATGGAAAACGGTAAAATCGTACCAAGCCGTATCACTGGTACCAGTGCTAAGTATCAGCGTCAATTGTCAACAGCAATTAAACGCGCTCGTTACCTGGCTTTACTTCCATATACTGATAGCCACGATTAA